In Brienomyrus brachyistius isolate T26 chromosome 19, BBRACH_0.4, whole genome shotgun sequence, one DNA window encodes the following:
- the iyd gene encoding iodotyrosine deiodinase 1, which translates to MAIFSTLTPVFVAVLCIVIALIFKNFNKSEKKPKTLDSKPPVPTRPWVDEDLQDDTEINPDEDDDELAESEGDVSHVPFSPPRYSEAEMLHRSQEFYALMNARRSVRFISPEPVPRDIIENVIRAAGTAPSGAHTEPWTFVVVADAQTKSEIRRIVEEEEEINYKQRMGEKWVTDLKRLRTNWVKEYLDTAPFLILIFKQTYGMHPSGKKKTHYYNEISVSISCGILLAALQNAGLVTVTTTPLNCGPQLRQLLQRPLNEKLLMLLPAGFPSKDATVPQLSRKPLDDIMVFV; encoded by the exons ATGGCGATCTTCTCCACGCTTACGCCTGTGTTTGTGGCTGTTTTATGTATTGTGATAGCgcttatttttaaaaactttaataaaaGCGAAAAGAAACCAAAAACTCTAGATTCTAAGCCTCCAGTACCTACTAGACCGTGGGTGGATGAAGACCTTCAAGACGACACTGAAATCAACCCAGATGAAG ATGATGATGAGCTGGCGGAAAGCGAGGGGGACGTCTCCCATGTGCCTTTCTCGCCGCCACGGTACAGTGAGGCTGAGATGCTCCATCGCTCTCAAGAGTTCTACGCGCTGATGAACGCCAGGAGGTCGGTGCGCTTCATCAGCCCCGAGCCCGTGCCCAGGGATATCATCGAAAATGTCATCCGTGCTGCAG GTACTGCCCCCAGTGGAGCCCACACAGAACCCTGGACTTTTGTGGTGGTGGCAGACGCTCAGACAAAGAGTGAAATCCGGCGGAttgtggaggaagaggaggagatcAACTACAAACAGAGGATGGGGGAGAAGTGGGTCACTGACCTGAAGAGGCTAAG GACCAACTGGGTGAAGGAGTACCTGGATACCGCCCCCTTCCTCATCCTGATCTTCAAGCAAACGTACGGGATGCACCCTAGCGGGAAGAAGAAGACTCACTACTACAACGAGATCAGCGTCTCCATCTCATGTGGCATCCTTCTGGCTGCACTGCAG AACGCAGGCCTGGTGACGGTGACCACCACCCCGCTGAACTGTGGCCCCCAGCTGCGCCAGCTGCTGCAGAGGCCCCTGAACGAGAAGCTCCTGATGCTGCTTCCCGCGGGCTTCCCCTCCAAGGACGCCACCGTGCCCCAGCTGAGCCGCAAGCCCCtggatgacatcatggtgttcGTGTGA